In Bombus terrestris unplaced genomic scaffold, iyBomTerr1.2, whole genome shotgun sequence, the DNA window taaggctggttcttttactataGTATTCCACTACTCGATTTTTACCTTCCACCTTGTGCATCAAATTAGCCCCAAATCCTTCGGAGCTAGCAtcggtatgtaattctattggataattggggtcaaatagcattaacaccggtgcgtcggtcagaacggagattacctcttgtcttattttttcgtgcctgtctgcccatgttatatttttactgccggacgtaagcgcgtataagggttttaacaattgtgaaaatttagggatgaacttccgaaagtacgaggctagccctatgaactgcctgagctgtgtgacggtcgtcggcgcgggtagggagcttaaggcatatactttacccgggttgggacggacttctccgttctggattacgtatcccaaatagagtatcgacgtcttcaggaaagagcacttagaaaagttaaacgagaacccggcgtttacaagggtacttaacacgatgtccaacctctctaaggcttggtttattgagtcggcaataattaggacgtcatccaaatagacaacgacgtaggaatacgcaaggtcgcccagggcattgaaaatggccctctgaaaaacggacggtgcatttttcaatccgaacggcatcgttacgtactcgtactgcccgtcgggtgtaacgaacgccgtgtattccgccgaattggggtgtataggaatttggtggaacccgctggccatgtccaggctaatgaagtatttcgccgtttgtaacctcgcgatttggtccgcgataagaggtagggggtaccgatccgcgaccgtattcttatttaacgctcgaaaatctacgcacaatctatccgaaccgtcctttttcttcacgagtagcatggggctcgcgaacggcgaattgctaggtcttataatgttagctctgagtagttcgctgattcgcgctcgtacgattctccgctcttcctcgctaagtctataggggcttctttggacggtgatgttagggtcgatcaaccgtatttctaattggcccgtatttacgcgggtacgtgggaaacccgtgatgaacgagtttttgaatctgtcgagaatggaaatcaatcggtctttatcgtcgccgagtacctcggtgtctacatcattgagatcgatcgcaggttcggcgatattattacagacattaaccgttttcgacttacaaatatcgaggctattgcgcgtcatgtgtacgtcgaagccttggcttaaaatttcgcacccaataataatatcgtgtttcaagtaattgtcggcaaggacgtgaaaaattacctccagtgtaagaccgctgatacatacggcggacagaatttgggtcgtactcttaacgcaagtgttcccaattcctcgcattacaactatctcggtcgttctcttgccggaaaattttgaggctaccgattctttaattaatgagcattcagctccggaatcaaaccaaaacaggaacgactcaccctggtgacttaatttaccggtcggggcctccaccacgcagaagttaacctGGCGCTCCTCTCTCGTAGCGgggtttcctctacgtaaggtcgggcagttgggcgcgatgtggccctcctcgttacacctgtagcaggacaccttcgaagacgtgacagcccggttttcccctggttttcgattgcgtttctccgcctccagtcttgtcctctcgcggcactcagatgctttatgtccgtgtctaccgCAGTGGTAGCACTTGTATCGGGAGTCAGAAGActtatgccgtttagcttcgggacccgcggaggagttgcttactgaagacgccggcctcttcacaGAATCGGAGAGCGCTGTCATTTCGCCTGTGAgctggtcctcggtcttgatatcgtttgtgagtgctatccgtaggacgcgctggtcctgtgagcctatatggaggagcacggcagcgttgactatctcgtccttggtgcacctttcccacctcgccatcaggaaggaacgtaaacggctgctgtaatctcccagggtttcaccctccagtcgtgcttgattttttatcttccatagcgccgtggcagctgtttctttcccaccaaagcgtgtaaggaaacggtctttaaactttggccaagaggaaatTTGAGTAGCAGGTATCTGTGTAAGCCACTGTGCTGCCGAACTTTCCagagcggcactcaaggcaAAAAGTAGCGCACCGCCttgcaaaggtttttcttccatgatcacgtcaacagtcgcacaccatgcggctgggtcggagcccaagcttccggggttaaaacgtggtagcgaaaatttttcaagtgcCACCCCATCCTTCTTTGTTAGTgtatgaaatacgtcacgcatgaaatccatttgctgtttcatcgttgctaacaggtccttgtatcccacttctgatgtcggattagagtcaggattaaggagatgggcgtttgatggattttcattagaattagccattgttgtgatacaacggagagtttattagcacaggcttattaacaagattaagcactcgtagcactagtgata includes these proteins:
- the LOC125386963 gene encoding uncharacterized protein LOC125386963; protein product: MKQQMDFMRDVFHTLTKKDGVALEKFSLPRFNPGSLGSDPAAWCATVDVIMEEKPLQGGALLFALSAALESSAAQWLTQIPATQISSWPKFKDRFLTRFGGKETAATALWKIKNQARLEGETLGDYSSRLRSFLMARWERCTKDEIVNAAVLLHIGSQDQRVLRIALTNDIKTEDQLTGEMTALSDSVKRPASSVSNSSAGPEAKRHKSSDSRYKCYHCGRHGHKASECRERTRLEAEKRNRKPGENRAVTSSKVSCYRCNEEGHIAPNCPTLRRGNPATREERQVNFCVVEAPTGKLSHQATPEDV